One window of Quercus robur chromosome 5, dhQueRobu3.1, whole genome shotgun sequence genomic DNA carries:
- the LOC126725102 gene encoding beta-galactosidase 17-like, translating into MARNRSSRNRTTFFFCTFFAIIALCAFVPVFAPLPSLSSHSLHDHSLSRHKKVTAQKFEIANDMFWKDGQPFQIIGGDLHYFRVLPEYWEDRLLKAKALGLNTIQTYVPWNLHEPKPGKLVFEGIADIVSFLKLCHKLGFLVMLRPGPYICAEWDLGGFPAWLLAIEPAVRLRSSDPAFLHLVEGWWAILLQKVAPLLYENGGPVIMVQIENEYGSYGNDKAYLHQLVTFARSHLGDDIILYTTDGGTRETLERGTISGDAVFSAVDFTTGDEPWPIFQLQKKFNAPGKSPPLSAEFYTGWLTHWGEKLAETDADFTAAALEKILSRNGSAVLYMAHGGTNFGFYNGANTGEIESDYKPDLTSYDYDAPIRETGDVNNAKFKAIRSVIKKYSTKSLPSVPPNKEKAGYGPIDLQKKEFLFDILNRINSIGIVKSENPISMESVGQMFGFLLYVSEYAAKADGSVLSIPKVHDRAQVFISCSSEDNGGRPIFVGTMERWSNQTLGLPKIKCISNISLYVLVENMGRVNYGSYIFDRKGILSSVYLDGRILQGWKMLSFPFNNLNEVPKTNPVIAYSESIEKSARRKAKENVSKEPSFYAGHFSIDKENDIKDTFISFNGWGKGIAFVNEFNIGRYWPMRGPQCSLYVPAPILKQGENVVVVLELESPSPKLVIHSVDQPDFTCQLISQTSNEDQVN; encoded by the exons ATGGCGAGGAATCGAAGCTCAAGAAACAGAACCACTTTCTTCTTCTGCACCTTCTTCGCTATCATTGCCTTGTGTGCCTTCGTCCCTGTCTTTGCTCCTCTACCTTCTCTTTCCTCTCACTCACTCCATGACCATTCTCTCTCTCGACACAAGAAa GTTACTGCTCAAAAATTTGAGATTGCCAATGACATGTTTTGGAAAGATGGACAACCGTTCCAAATTATTGGTGGCGACTTGCATTATTTCCGGGTTCTTCCAGAG TATTGGGAAGATAGACTGTTGAAAGCAAAGGCTTTGGGCTTGAATACTATCCAAACTTATGTTCCTTGGAATTTGCATGAACCAAAACCTGGAAAGCTAGTTTTTGAGGGGATTGCAGATATAGTATCTTTTCTCAAACTCTGCCACAAACTTGGTTTCCTTGTTATGCTTCGGCCTGGGCCTTATATATGTGCAG AGTGGGATTTGGGGGGTTTCCCTGCCTGGTTACTTGCCATAGAGCCAGCTGTCAGACTAAGATCATCAGATCCTGCTTTCCTCCACTTa GTTGAAGGATGGTGGGCAATCCTGCTTCAGAAAGTAGCTCCTCTTCTCTACGAAAATGGAGGCCCTGTTATAATGGTTCAA ATTGAAAATGAATATGGTTCATATGGAAATGACAAAGCTTATCTTCATCAACTTGTCACCTTCGCTCGTAGTCACCTTGGGGATGATATAATTTT GTATACTACAGATGGAGGTACTAGGGAAACTCTTGAGAGAGGAACAATATCTGGAGATGCAGTATTTTCAG CTGTTGACTTTACTACTGGTGATGAGCCTTGGCCAATATTTCAGTTACAAAAGAAGTTCAACGCCCCTGGAAAGTCACCACCACTTTCAGC GGAGTTTTACACAGGCTGGCTTACACATTGGGGAGAGAAGCTTGCAGAGACTGATGCTGATTTTACAGCAGCTGCCCTGGAAAAGATTTTGTCTCGAAATGGTTCTGCTGTGCTTTAT ATGGCACATGGTGGTACAAACTTTGGATTCTATAATGGAGCGAATACTGGTGAAATTGAGTCTGATTACAAGCCTGACCTCACTTCTTATGATTAT GATGCACCAATCAGGGAAACTGGTGATGTGAACAATGCAAAATTCAAGG CAATTCGGAGTGTTATAAAGAAATACAGCACAAAATCTCTTCCTTCAGTTCCGCCAAATAAGGAAAAGGCAGGATATGGACCTATTGACTTacagaaaaaagaatttttgtttgataTACTTAATAGGATAAACTCCATTGGTATTGTTAAATCTGAAAACCCAATTTCAATGGAGTCTGTGGGCCAG ATGTTTGGGTTTTTATTATATGTATCCGAATATGCTGCAAAGGCCGATGGAAGCGTTCTATCAATACCAAAG GTTCATGACAGAGCTCAAGTTTTTATATCATGCTCTTCTGAAGATAATGGTGGCAGACCAATATTTGTTGGTACAATGGAAAGATGGTCAAATCAAACGCTTGGCCTTCCTAAAATTAAATGCATCTCCAACATCAGCTTATATGTTTTG GTTGAAAATATGGGTCGTGTAAATTACGGGTCATACATATTTGACAGGAAG ggTATTTTGTCTTCTGTTTATCTGGACGGGAGAATTCTGCAAGGATGGAAAATGCTCTCATTTCCTTTTAACAATCTGAATGAGGTCCCAAAAACCAATCCTGTCATTGCATATTCTGAATCCATAGAAAAATCAGCCCGCAGAAAAGCCAAAG AGAATGTTTCAAAAGAACCATCATTCTATGCCGGCCATTTCTCTATTGACAAAGAGAATGATATTAAAGACACATTCATATCATTCAATGGTTGGGGTAAAGGCATTGCATTTGTCAATGAATTTAATATAGGAAGATATTGGCCG ATGAGGGGACCACAATGCAGCCTTTATGTCCCTGCTCCAATTCTTAAGCAAGGGGAAAATGTTGTG GTTGTACTTGAGTTAGAATCTCCAAGCCCTAAACTTGTGATACACTCAGTTGATCAGCCAGACTTCACATGTCAGTTGATCAGCCAGACTTCAAATGAAGATCAAGTAAATTGA